A region of the Gammaproteobacteria bacterium genome:
CTCTTCGCCATTTACCAAAATGTGTCGTGCACTCGCTTTTGCCACGTTATCTCTCCGCTCGTCAATTTTAAATCAGTCGCTACTTTGCCAGAAATCGATACCTTTGAAAAGAGCTTGGGACATTTGATAATTTACCACACTGGCTCAAACTACAAAGCAATCAACCGATTATAGTCCACAGACAGCAATGTAATCAGAGGCCTAATTCATATGCACGCCACGATTAAAACCATATTACAGCAGCTCAACAGTGTCATTCTCGGCAAAGAGGTACCGCTCAAGCTTGCGCTGGCCTGCCTTTTGGCACGGGGGCATCTGCTGATTGAGGATATTCCGGGGGTTGGCAAGACGACTCTTTCCCACGCATTGGCAGCCACGCTAGGGCTAAAATATAGTCGTATTCAGTTCACCAGCGACCTGTTACCCGCTGATATTCTGGGTAGTGCGATCTACGAGCGGGAGAGTGGCAAGTTTCATTTTCATGCCGGGCCGATTTTTTCCCAGCTGGTGCTCGCCGATGAGATTAACCGTGCCACACCCAAAACACAAAGTGCACTTCTGGAAGCGATGGAGGAGCAGCAGGTCAGTATAGAGGGTGAAACCCGCCCACTACCCGATCCTTTCTTTGTTATCGCCACTCAAAACCCCTCATTTCAGGTGGGTACTTTCCCGCTACCGGAGTCGCAGCTGGATCGGTTTTTGATGCGAATTCAATTGGGCTACCCCGATGCGGCGGCTGAACGGCAGCTACTTGCTGGCAACAGTGGTCGTGAGCGGCTAAATAAGCTCTCTGCCGTGACCACGACGCCTCAGCTGTTAGCCTTGCAACAGCAGGTAAGCCAGGTTCAATGTACCGATGCCTTAATCAACTATCTACAGGCGCTGCTCAGCTTTAGCCGCGAAGCGCCCTATTTTTCAAATGGCCTTTCGCCCCGCTCGGGGTTGGGGCTGTTA
Encoded here:
- a CDS encoding AAA family ATPase, yielding MHATIKTILQQLNSVILGKEVPLKLALACLLARGHLLIEDIPGVGKTTLSHALAATLGLKYSRIQFTSDLLPADILGSAIYERESGKFHFHAGPIFSQLVLADEINRATPKTQSALLEAMEEQQVSIEGETRPLPDPFFVIATQNPSFQVGTFPLPESQLDRFLMRIQLGYPDAAAERQLLAGNSGRERLNKLSAVTTTPQLLALQQQVSQVQCTDALINYLQALLSFSREAPYFSNGLSPRSGLGLLQAAKAWAFIEGRDYLLPEDLQQLLPYVAGHRLISQEVGEHYSSDALLNLFHEVAVR